Proteins encoded by one window of Candidatus Bathyarchaeota archaeon:
- a CDS encoding CPBP family intramembrane metalloprotease, with the protein MKVKRELKLFLFYLSFIVIAEIVTSFADASYGLFLHAIILVSLLALAALWHEQKLASGMLQSLSLAPLIRILSLSLPLVYFPQYAWYIVAGIPVLGAAVIMIRIQGLSLQDVGLTLRKPITQVCIALTGVIFGAIEYYILKPEPLALGLSTLGYALLALALIVATGFVEELVFRGVLQKNAVKNLGEKTGIIGVTAVFAALHIGWLNLIDVIFVFSIGLFFAVSVLKTQSIIGVTLSHGITNVFLFIVMFLLQ; encoded by the coding sequence ATGAAAGTTAAACGAGAACTCAAACTTTTCCTATTCTACCTATCATTCATAGTTATCGCTGAAATCGTAACCTCCTTTGCTGACGCTTCATACGGTCTTTTCCTACACGCGATAATCCTCGTCTCCCTGCTAGCATTAGCGGCACTTTGGCACGAACAAAAACTCGCTTCTGGCATGCTCCAAAGCCTCTCCTTGGCACCCCTAATCAGAATACTCAGCCTATCTCTACCTTTGGTCTATTTCCCACAGTACGCTTGGTATATCGTAGCAGGCATACCCGTGCTCGGCGCAGCAGTAATTATGATAAGGATTCAAGGATTAAGCCTGCAAGATGTTGGACTCACTCTAAGAAAGCCCATAACACAAGTATGCATAGCACTAACAGGTGTCATTTTTGGAGCCATAGAATACTACATTCTAAAGCCAGAACCTTTGGCTCTCGGCCTCTCCACACTGGGATATGCCTTACTAGCTTTAGCATTAATCGTTGCAACAGGGTTTGTTGAAGAACTCGTCTTCAGAGGAGTTCTCCAGAAAAACGCTGTCAAAAACTTAGGCGAAAAAACAGGAATAATCGGCGTAACCGCGGTTTTTGCCGCTCTCCACATAGGCTGGCTCAACTTGATAGACGTAATTTTTGTCTTTTCAATCGGTCTTTTCTTCGCCGTTTCAGTGCTGAAAACCCAAAGCATCATCGGCGTTACCTTGTCCCATGGAATAACCAATGTCTTCCTCTTCATAGTAATGTTTCTGCTCCAATAA
- the thsB gene encoding thermosome subunit beta, which translates to MAYLTTTGSGQPVLILKEGTTRSRGKEAQRNNIMAARVIGEVLKTTLGPRGMDKMLIDSLGDITITNDGAAILKEIDVEHPAAKMMVEIAKTQDDMVGDGTTSAVVLASELLKKAEELLDQNIHPTILVSGYRKASQKAIEVINKISEPLDTNDRKKLLKVALTSMSSKAVGAAREHLAEISIDAVKQIAEQRGEKTIADIDNIQLIKKTGKSLLETQLIRGIIIDKEVVNPGMPKTKTNAKIALLDSALEIEKTEISAEIRIKDPSQMKAFLDQENDMMQDMVKKVKASGADVVFCQKGIDDMVQHFLAKEGIMAARRVKESDMEKLARATGGRIISDLDDLKKEDLGMAGLVEERKIGDDKMIFVEKCKDPHSVAILIRAGLERMVDEAERALVDSLSVVSDVIENNKVVPGGGAVEIEIAKELRKYATKVGGREQLAVEAFADAVEVIPRTLAENAGLEPIDILVELRATHDKEDGKNKGINVFSGKLQNSIDNGVIEPIVVKEQAIKSAAESAAMILRIDDIITAKAPKAPAGGPGGGMPGGMGEE; encoded by the coding sequence ATGGCGTATTTAACAACAACAGGATCAGGACAACCAGTCCTCATCCTCAAAGAAGGAACAACACGAAGCAGAGGCAAAGAAGCCCAAAGAAACAACATCATGGCAGCACGCGTAATCGGTGAAGTCCTCAAAACCACACTAGGCCCAAGAGGCATGGACAAAATGCTCATCGACAGCCTCGGCGACATCACCATAACAAACGACGGCGCAGCCATCCTAAAAGAAATAGACGTTGAACACCCAGCAGCAAAAATGATGGTGGAAATAGCCAAAACCCAAGACGACATGGTCGGCGACGGAACCACCAGCGCAGTAGTTCTCGCAAGCGAACTCCTCAAAAAAGCCGAAGAACTCCTAGACCAAAACATCCACCCAACAATTCTAGTAAGCGGCTACCGAAAAGCCAGCCAAAAAGCCATCGAAGTCATAAACAAAATATCAGAACCACTCGACACCAACGACCGCAAAAAACTCCTCAAAGTCGCATTAACATCCATGAGCAGCAAAGCAGTCGGCGCCGCCAGAGAACACTTAGCAGAAATCTCAATCGACGCAGTCAAACAAATTGCAGAACAACGCGGCGAAAAAACCATCGCTGACATAGACAACATTCAACTTATCAAAAAAACAGGCAAAAGCCTTCTAGAAACCCAACTTATCAGAGGCATAATCATCGACAAAGAAGTCGTCAACCCAGGCATGCCAAAAACGAAAACCAACGCAAAAATCGCCCTCCTCGACTCAGCTCTAGAAATCGAAAAGACAGAAATCAGTGCTGAAATCCGCATCAAAGACCCCTCACAGATGAAAGCGTTCCTAGACCAAGAAAACGACATGATGCAAGACATGGTTAAAAAAGTTAAAGCCTCAGGCGCAGACGTGGTCTTTTGCCAAAAAGGCATAGATGACATGGTGCAGCACTTCTTGGCTAAAGAAGGCATCATGGCAGCACGCAGAGTAAAAGAATCAGACATGGAAAAACTGGCGAGAGCCACAGGCGGCAGAATAATCAGTGACCTCGACGACCTCAAAAAAGAAGACCTTGGCATGGCAGGCTTAGTGGAAGAACGCAAAATCGGCGACGACAAAATGATATTCGTCGAAAAATGCAAAGACCCACACAGCGTAGCCATCCTTATCCGAGCAGGACTCGAACGCATGGTTGACGAAGCTGAAAGAGCTCTCGTTGATTCACTATCAGTCGTTTCTGATGTGATAGAAAACAACAAAGTCGTCCCAGGCGGCGGAGCAGTTGAGATTGAAATCGCTAAAGAACTGCGCAAATACGCCACTAAAGTCGGTGGAAGAGAACAGCTTGCAGTTGAAGCATTCGCTGACGCAGTTGAAGTCATCCCGCGCACGCTTGCAGAAAACGCGGGCTTAGAACCCATCGACATACTGGTGGAACTACGTGCAACTCACGACAAAGAAGACGGCAAAAACAAAGGTATCAACGTATTCAGTGGCAAACTGCAAAACAGCATCGACAATGGCGTCATCGAACCAATTGTCGTCAAAGAGCAAGCCATCAAATCCGCAGCCGAATCAGCAGCCATGATATTGCGCATTGACGATATCATCACAGCTAAAGCACCCAAAGCGCCAGCAGGCGGTCCAGGCGGCGGAATGCCTGGCGGCATGGGTGAAGAGTAA
- a CDS encoding DUF1616 domain-containing protein, translated as MKITSEKDILTINVLSALLILAVVLIPDSPLRTALGVPFILFFPGYILISVLFPSGKDLDGTERLALSIGLSLAIVPLIGLALNYTPWGIRLAPILLSLFVFILLMSALSLYRRGKLPPEKKFSPTLPLKMPKWSTLPRTDKLFIVGFLIGIVAVGGLTVYLASSPKIGEQFTEFYVLGSNGKLADYPTNMTLGQNGTVILGITNHEYKNVTYRVAISLNNQTLETINNIQLSHEANWTQNYILTPKETGDRMKLEFNLYKEATDEPYRSLQLWITVKPQNES; from the coding sequence GTGAAAATTACCTCTGAAAAAGATATATTAACAATAAATGTCCTATCAGCGTTGCTTATTTTAGCTGTGGTTTTAATTCCAGACTCACCGCTAAGAACAGCATTAGGTGTTCCATTTATACTCTTCTTCCCAGGCTACATCCTCATATCTGTCCTATTTCCATCGGGCAAAGATTTAGATGGAACTGAACGACTCGCTTTAAGCATCGGCTTAAGCTTAGCCATCGTTCCATTGATTGGCTTGGCTCTTAATTATACTCCATGGGGGATTAGACTTGCTCCAATACTGCTATCCCTGTTTGTATTCATCCTCCTGATGTCTGCCTTATCACTCTACAGAAGGGGCAAGTTGCCCCCTGAGAAAAAATTCTCTCCCACCTTACCTCTAAAAATGCCAAAATGGAGCACGCTGCCTCGAACAGACAAACTTTTCATCGTAGGCTTTTTAATTGGTATAGTTGCAGTTGGAGGTTTAACAGTGTATCTTGCTTCTTCACCAAAAATAGGTGAACAGTTTACTGAATTCTACGTGCTTGGTTCCAACGGAAAATTAGCTGATTATCCAACTAACATGACGCTTGGACAAAACGGCACAGTAATTCTCGGCATCACAAACCACGAATACAAAAACGTCACCTACAGAGTTGCCATCAGCCTAAATAACCAAACCCTTGAAACCATAAACAACATACAACTAAGCCATGAAGCAAACTGGACCCAGAACTACATTTTGACACCCAAAGAAACAGGCGATAGAATGAAACTAGAATTCAACCTCTACAAAGAAGCCACAGATGAACCGTACCGAAGCCTACAACTATGGATAACCGTGAAGCCACAGAATGAAAGTTAA
- a CDS encoding glutamine amidotransferase family protein — translation MDKYDRKIINPFGDDKDFSGCAIFGMMSTEGKRFGSADPVRAITNMHDRGNGLGGGFAVYGIYPQFKEYYAFHVMYLSRDAKERTDRVLASKFNIIYDEEMQTKPANVRDPPLVWRYFVEPKKRRPEGQSIEDYVIEAVMRINTETGKAFVFSSGKNMGVFKGVGFPEDVADFFCLEDYQGYLWSCHSRFPTNTPGWWGGAHPFNILDWTVVHNGELSSYGINRRYLEMYGYKCTMQTDTEVLAYAVDLLMRRQHLPMELVAQILAAPLWSEIDSMEPKQANLLRTLRQTYGSLLMNGPFSIVIAHHGEMIGLTDRIKLRPLVAGTKGDYVYLSSEESAMRLVSPNLDKFWCPRGGEPVIAQLKNAESSVGGTEQ, via the coding sequence ATGGATAAGTACGACAGAAAAATAATCAACCCATTCGGGGATGACAAGGATTTCTCAGGTTGCGCCATATTCGGCATGATGAGCACCGAAGGCAAACGCTTCGGCTCAGCTGACCCTGTTCGAGCGATAACGAACATGCATGACCGCGGCAACGGTTTAGGCGGCGGCTTCGCAGTCTACGGCATATACCCGCAGTTCAAAGAGTATTATGCATTCCATGTCATGTACCTAAGCAGAGACGCAAAAGAAAGAACCGACCGCGTACTCGCTTCAAAATTCAACATAATATACGATGAGGAAATGCAAACAAAACCAGCCAACGTACGAGACCCTCCACTGGTATGGCGCTATTTTGTTGAGCCCAAAAAACGCCGACCAGAAGGACAAAGCATCGAAGACTATGTAATCGAGGCTGTTATGCGGATTAACACTGAAACAGGCAAAGCCTTTGTCTTCTCAAGCGGCAAAAACATGGGCGTCTTCAAAGGCGTCGGTTTCCCAGAAGACGTTGCAGACTTCTTCTGTTTAGAAGATTACCAAGGTTATCTTTGGTCTTGCCACAGCAGATTCCCCACAAACACTCCTGGCTGGTGGGGCGGCGCGCACCCATTCAACATCCTTGACTGGACAGTAGTGCATAACGGCGAACTATCATCCTACGGCATAAACCGCCGTTACTTGGAAATGTACGGTTACAAGTGCACCATGCAAACCGACACTGAAGTGTTAGCGTACGCTGTAGATTTGCTCATGCGCAGACAACACCTGCCAATGGAACTGGTTGCCCAAATTCTTGCTGCACCATTGTGGAGCGAAATAGATAGCATGGAACCAAAACAAGCAAATCTGCTACGCACTCTCCGCCAAACATACGGCAGTTTACTAATGAATGGCCCATTTAGCATAGTTATTGCTCATCACGGCGAAATGATAGGGTTAACGGATAGAATCAAACTGCGGCCTCTTGTGGCAGGCACAAAGGGCGACTATGTCTATCTCTCGTCTGAGGAGTCAGCCATGCGACTGGTCTCTCCAAACCTAGACAAGTTCTGGTGCCCAAGAGGCGGCGAACCTGTGATTGCTCAGCTAAAAAATGCTGAGAGTTCAGTGGGAGGCACAGAGCAATGA
- a CDS encoding phosphate uptake regulator PhoU, translating into MAEKDLGYRRVQCTGRGSYIISLPKEWVQDVGLKRGSEIAFNIQPDSTLALVPRKIMEKEGRGDAAKPKEYCINVDPKEPPQSTLRMIRALYAIGADIIRVRFKNVQDVANYKNEIKSLSRDSFLGSEVIDETPNEITLQILIKYSEFPIEKAVRRMAIVALAANRDAVAALKDRSNSLFDSVIHAHNDVNRLGLYIVRQLKHGIERNLYRELGFATPKEFLLYRIAVNDIESIGENALNIINNLGSLQKLIDDEMLFIKEPIDEEVYTQILNFTNKAHELYDDAIKAMFKRDYKDAEKLISKREALTQLENELIMLMSSKKLDPNIASVLRLIFDSSRRIMDYSRNMAELTLNRTVEEICSTFVFK; encoded by the coding sequence TTGGCTGAAAAAGACTTAGGGTATAGAAGAGTTCAATGCACAGGAAGAGGTTCATACATCATATCTCTCCCTAAAGAATGGGTGCAAGATGTGGGCTTAAAGCGAGGAAGCGAAATTGCCTTCAACATACAGCCTGACTCGACGCTCGCCCTTGTTCCAAGGAAAATTATGGAGAAAGAGGGCAGAGGCGACGCAGCCAAACCAAAAGAATACTGCATTAACGTAGACCCAAAAGAACCTCCGCAATCCACACTGCGCATGATAAGGGCATTATACGCCATAGGTGCTGACATCATACGCGTTCGCTTTAAGAATGTTCAAGATGTAGCAAATTACAAGAATGAAATAAAGAGCCTCTCAAGAGATAGCTTTTTGGGCTCAGAAGTAATCGATGAAACGCCAAATGAAATAACATTACAGATTTTAATTAAATATTCTGAATTCCCAATTGAGAAGGCCGTTAGACGCATGGCAATCGTTGCGCTTGCTGCTAACAGGGATGCCGTCGCTGCCTTAAAAGACCGAAGCAACAGTCTTTTTGACAGCGTCATTCATGCTCATAATGATGTGAACCGCCTTGGTCTCTACATCGTTCGCCAACTAAAGCACGGCATAGAAAGAAACCTCTACCGAGAACTTGGTTTTGCAACCCCTAAGGAGTTTTTGCTCTACCGCATAGCCGTAAATGATATAGAAAGCATCGGCGAAAACGCTCTAAACATCATCAACAACCTTGGCTCATTGCAGAAACTGATTGACGATGAAATGCTATTCATAAAGGAGCCCATAGACGAAGAAGTTTACACTCAAATCTTGAATTTCACCAATAAAGCACATGAATTATACGACGACGCAATCAAAGCCATGTTCAAACGGGACTACAAAGACGCAGAAAAATTAATCTCAAAACGCGAAGCCCTCACGCAACTTGAAAATGAACTAATCATGCTAATGTCAAGCAAAAAACTCGACCCCAACATCGCCTCCGTGCTACGCTTAATCTTTGACAGCTCAAGACGCATAATGGATTACAGTCGAAACATGGCAGAACTAACCCTTAACCGCACTGTGGAAGAAATCTGCTCCACCTTTGTATTCAAATAA
- a CDS encoding glutamate synthase-related protein, whose protein sequence is MKTYVTPEYLIERDEKRCIRCKVCVNQCTYDTHFYDEETDTVCSKEENCVNCQRCVTFCPTHAITIRKNPNANRDNANWTLEAIRDAKRQSESGAVILTGMGCDKPYYTYWDRLLLNASQVTNPSIDPLREPMEIRTYLGAKPDRLDLEVENGETILKTKLTPQLCLDTPIMFSAMSYGAISLNVHESLARAATECGTYWNTGEGGLVQSLYKYGKNTIVQVASGRFGVHPDYLDAGAAVEIKIGQGAKPGIGGHLPGEKVTEKVAKTRMIPIGTDALSPAPQHDIYSIEDLRQLIYALKEATNYAKPVSVKIAAVHNVAAIASGMVRAGADIIAIDGVRGATGAAPKVIRDNVGIPIELAIAQVDQRLREEGIRNQASIVAAGGIRSSADVVKAIALGADAVYIATAALVAIGCTVCQRCYTGKCPWGIATSDPWISKRINPDIASKRLVNLLRGWSLEIKDMMGGMGINAIESLRGNRLALRGVGLTKTELKVLGVKMAGE, encoded by the coding sequence ATGAAAACTTACGTGACACCTGAATACTTAATTGAACGCGACGAGAAACGCTGCATTCGCTGTAAAGTATGCGTCAACCAATGCACATACGATACACACTTCTATGACGAAGAAACCGACACCGTTTGCAGCAAAGAAGAGAACTGCGTCAACTGCCAACGTTGCGTAACCTTTTGCCCAACCCACGCCATAACCATAAGAAAGAACCCAAACGCTAACCGAGACAATGCCAACTGGACACTAGAAGCAATCCGTGATGCGAAAAGACAATCAGAAAGCGGAGCAGTCATCCTCACAGGCATGGGCTGCGACAAACCATACTACACATACTGGGACAGACTACTCCTGAACGCAAGCCAAGTCACCAACCCATCCATTGACCCACTACGTGAACCCATGGAAATCAGAACATACCTCGGCGCAAAACCTGACCGCTTAGACTTGGAAGTGGAAAACGGTGAAACAATCCTAAAGACAAAGTTAACACCTCAGCTTTGCTTGGACACGCCCATCATGTTCTCCGCTATGTCGTATGGCGCCATCAGCCTCAACGTCCACGAATCCCTAGCAAGAGCAGCAACAGAATGCGGCACTTACTGGAACACAGGTGAGGGCGGCCTAGTCCAGAGCCTCTACAAATACGGCAAAAACACCATAGTGCAAGTTGCTTCAGGCAGATTCGGCGTCCACCCAGACTACCTTGACGCTGGCGCAGCCGTCGAAATCAAGATTGGTCAAGGCGCAAAACCAGGCATAGGCGGCCACCTTCCAGGTGAAAAAGTTACCGAAAAAGTAGCAAAAACACGCATGATTCCGATAGGTACAGATGCGCTCTCGCCTGCACCTCAACACGACATCTACTCAATCGAAGACTTACGCCAACTAATCTACGCCCTCAAAGAAGCAACCAACTACGCCAAACCAGTCTCTGTAAAAATAGCGGCAGTTCACAACGTAGCCGCAATCGCAAGCGGCATGGTGCGAGCAGGCGCAGACATAATTGCCATTGACGGTGTCCGAGGTGCGACTGGCGCAGCACCGAAAGTAATTCGCGACAACGTAGGCATCCCAATCGAATTAGCTATCGCACAGGTGGACCAGCGTCTGAGAGAAGAAGGCATCAGAAACCAAGCATCCATCGTTGCAGCGGGCGGCATTCGGAGCAGCGCCGACGTAGTGAAAGCTATCGCATTAGGCGCAGACGCCGTTTACATTGCCACAGCAGCCTTGGTTGCGATAGGTTGCACTGTTTGCCAACGCTGTTATACAGGTAAGTGCCCATGGGGCATTGCTACCAGCGACCCGTGGATTAGCAAACGCATCAACCCAGACATAGCCTCTAAACGATTAGTGAATCTCCTGCGCGGTTGGAGCTTGGAAATCAAAGACATGATGGGCGGCATGGGCATAAACGCCATAGAAAGCTTACGAGGCAACCGACTTGCACTCAGAGGTGTAGGTTTAACAAAAACTGAACTTAAAGTATTAGGAGTTAAAATGGCAGGAGAATAA
- a CDS encoding glycosyltransferase family 2 protein, whose protein sequence is MKIQKNNPITKDQVTIVIPVKNEEQAISLVIDELIQEGYSNILVVDGYSADNTIQIIEAKKSVTLIQQHGKGKTGAVKTAIENVTTPYLLILDGDYTYQAKDIQRLLNHCANYAQVIGVRDRKNIGLIHRFGNWVITKSFNLLMSTHFSDLCSGMYVLRTDVARSLELGSRGFATEVEIAAQTVSDYEVTEVPIGYRQRLGKAKLSWKNGFGILSTVVSLARKYNPVLLFSIASMTSIIPAVALLAWVLYRQMVFGIWHSGWALMGVMLLLFASQALAVVTLVLLVKRTEKRIIQRLEKTKKRPIFRENYL, encoded by the coding sequence GTGAAGATACAAAAAAACAACCCCATAACTAAAGACCAAGTAACAATAGTCATCCCAGTCAAAAACGAAGAACAAGCCATCAGCCTAGTCATAGACGAGCTAATCCAAGAAGGCTACAGTAACATCCTTGTCGTCGACGGTTACTCAGCAGACAACACCATCCAAATAATCGAAGCAAAAAAAAGCGTCACGTTAATCCAGCAACATGGCAAAGGCAAGACCGGCGCTGTGAAAACAGCTATCGAAAACGTCACCACACCATATTTGCTAATCCTTGACGGCGACTACACTTACCAAGCCAAAGATATTCAACGCCTCCTAAACCACTGTGCCAACTATGCCCAAGTCATAGGAGTTAGAGACAGAAAAAACATCGGCTTGATTCACAGGTTTGGAAATTGGGTAATCACCAAATCATTCAACCTGTTGATGAGCACTCACTTCTCAGACCTTTGCTCAGGAATGTACGTGCTGAGAACAGACGTTGCACGCAGCTTGGAGTTGGGTTCAAGAGGCTTTGCAACCGAAGTAGAAATCGCTGCCCAAACAGTCTCGGATTATGAAGTAACTGAAGTTCCAATCGGTTATCGCCAGAGGTTGGGGAAGGCAAAACTCTCTTGGAAGAACGGCTTTGGAATACTCTCTACGGTTGTTTCTTTAGCAAGAAAATACAACCCCGTTTTACTTTTCTCCATAGCCTCCATGACATCAATTATCCCCGCAGTAGCCCTGCTCGCTTGGGTACTTTACCGCCAAATGGTATTCGGCATCTGGCACAGCGGATGGGCATTAATGGGCGTAATGCTGCTACTCTTTGCTTCTCAAGCCTTAGCAGTAGTAACGCTGGTTCTTCTCGTAAAGAGGACAGAGAAGAGAATAATCCAGCGTTTAGAAAAAACAAAAAAGAGACCTATTTTCCGTGAAAATTACCTCTGA
- a CDS encoding glycosyltransferase: MTNQTFKDFEFIISTKNTIPEAWNDAISKAKGEFLVFTESDSVPLYDTWLEEIVKTAKKGAILKGLEINPTDLDLCNLVCDAEIFRDLRFDESFRICEDTEFFVRSRKTGIEIQFTNAFPVIHTPSKSWRKTLYRAPRFGINHIRILFLHGRNFIEDVNTRNFQGNRINPVSNRLRIIVENLLILMGLCGGSLYYFPLLVKRKVKEKKSALAN, translated from the coding sequence TTGACCAATCAAACGTTCAAAGACTTTGAGTTTATAATATCGACAAAGAATACCATTCCTGAAGCTTGGAATGACGCCATCTCGAAAGCAAAAGGGGAATTCTTAGTATTTACCGAGTCAGATTCCGTACCCCTATATGATACTTGGTTAGAAGAGATAGTTAAAACTGCTAAAAAAGGTGCCATATTAAAAGGACTAGAAATAAATCCTACAGATTTAGATCTTTGCAACTTAGTATGTGACGCTGAAATCTTTAGGGATTTGAGGTTTGATGAGTCATTCCGAATTTGCGAAGACACGGAGTTTTTTGTCCGTTCAAGAAAAACAGGAATCGAAATACAGTTTACCAATGCCTTTCCAGTAATACATACTCCTTCCAAATCATGGCGCAAGACTCTGTATCGAGCCCCAAGGTTCGGCATAAATCACATACGAATCCTATTTCTTCATGGCAGGAATTTCATAGAGGATGTCAACACACGTAATTTTCAAGGTAATAGAATAAACCCTGTGAGTAACCGGCTTCGAATCATAGTTGAAAACTTGCTTATCCTGATGGGGTTATGTGGAGGTTCATTGTACTACTTCCCCCTCTTAGTTAAACGCAAGGTTAAAGAAAAAAAGAGTGCATTAGCAAATTGA
- a CDS encoding FAD-dependent oxidoreductase: MAKYVIVGASAAGIGAVEAIRDIDPVGSITVISDEICPQYSRPMISDFVSGKADFCKMKCRTDEFWKENSAEALTGKKAIALNLTEKTVQLESGEKIAYEKLLLATGGKPFVPKIEGSEKDGVFTFTTIKDAELLAAKIDSLNAKSAVVVGAGLIGISVTEALVKRGLKVTLVELQEKILSLLLDTKASDLVEGVIRNAGVNIVTGQSVQKIVGKPNNENAVGGVILTKGEHVPCDLVIVAIGVIPRTELVAGTAVKINRGIIVDNTMQTNVPDVYASGDVAEAYDFILNQNRPLPLWPLAVLEGQVAGYNMAGKKTTYTGGTNMSSLKYFGIPIISVGLANPKEDPALEVLVKHDSERNIYKKLVLRNNVVVGMTLVNNIERAGVLFYLMKNCANVKKFKEKLLSDDFSLATLPVGLQRKMCVVQ; this comes from the coding sequence ATGGCAAAGTATGTAATTGTTGGCGCTTCAGCAGCAGGCATTGGCGCAGTTGAAGCCATACGCGACATAGACCCCGTGGGGAGCATCACTGTAATCTCTGACGAAATCTGTCCACAGTATAGCCGTCCAATGATTAGTGATTTTGTTAGCGGCAAAGCAGATTTCTGCAAGATGAAATGCCGAACCGACGAGTTCTGGAAGGAAAACAGTGCCGAAGCATTAACGGGTAAAAAAGCCATAGCGCTAAATCTCACAGAGAAAACCGTGCAGCTGGAAAGCGGCGAAAAAATTGCTTATGAAAAGCTTTTGCTGGCAACAGGTGGCAAACCCTTTGTGCCCAAGATTGAAGGTTCAGAAAAAGACGGCGTATTCACGTTCACTACCATCAAAGATGCCGAGCTCTTAGCGGCTAAGATTGATAGCTTAAACGCTAAGTCAGCTGTAGTGGTCGGGGCTGGGCTTATTGGCATAAGCGTAACCGAAGCCTTGGTTAAACGTGGGCTTAAGGTTACCTTGGTTGAGTTGCAGGAGAAAATCCTCAGCCTACTCTTAGACACTAAGGCTTCAGACCTTGTTGAAGGTGTCATCAGAAATGCAGGTGTTAACATTGTTACGGGTCAGTCTGTTCAAAAAATCGTTGGCAAACCAAACAATGAAAATGCAGTCGGCGGTGTCATCTTAACTAAAGGCGAACATGTTCCCTGTGATTTAGTCATCGTTGCCATCGGTGTTATTCCAAGAACCGAGTTAGTCGCGGGTACAGCGGTGAAGATTAATAGAGGCATCATCGTAGATAACACAATGCAGACCAACGTGCCCGACGTTTACGCCAGCGGCGATGTCGCAGAAGCCTACGATTTCATCTTAAACCAAAACAGACCCTTACCGCTTTGGCCCCTCGCAGTGTTGGAAGGTCAAGTTGCAGGCTACAACATGGCAGGCAAAAAAACCACGTACACAGGCGGCACAAACATGAGTAGCCTCAAGTACTTCGGCATACCCATCATCTCGGTCGGCTTAGCAAACCCAAAAGAAGACCCAGCATTAGAAGTGCTCGTTAAACATGACTCAGAGCGTAACATCTACAAGAAACTGGTTCTTAGGAACAATGTTGTAGTAGGCATGACGCTGGTCAACAACATCGAACGCGCAGGCGTTCTCTTCTACCTAATGAAAAACTGTGCAAATGTTAAGAAATTCAAAGAAAAGTTGCTCTCAGACGATTTTAGCTTAGCCACTTTACCTGTGGGTCTGCAACGAAAAATGTGTGTGGTGCAATAA
- a CDS encoding 4Fe-4S dicluster domain-containing protein, with protein sequence MKRVIAKQEACMGCGLCEVYCTVQHSKSKDIIKAYNSERPKPISRIRLEVKKPISFAIQCRHCEDAPCVTACLSGAMQRDEKTGEITHNKDKCIGCWTCIMVCPYGAIKMDKEGKVVAKCDLCQGLEEPACVANCPNQALVFKEVKP encoded by the coding sequence GTGAAACGTGTAATCGCCAAGCAAGAAGCTTGCATGGGTTGTGGACTATGTGAAGTCTACTGTACTGTGCAGCATTCAAAGTCGAAAGACATAATCAAAGCTTACAATAGCGAACGCCCCAAACCTATAAGCCGAATAAGACTTGAAGTTAAAAAGCCCATATCTTTCGCTATTCAATGCCGACACTGCGAAGACGCGCCATGCGTCACCGCTTGCCTATCTGGTGCCATGCAGAGAGACGAGAAAACAGGCGAAATCACACATAACAAAGACAAATGCATCGGTTGCTGGACTTGCATCATGGTGTGTCCATACGGCGCCATAAAGATGGACAAAGAAGGCAAGGTTGTCGCCAAATGTGACCTCTGCCAAGGGCTTGAGGAACCCGCATGCGTTGCAAATTGTCCCAACCAAGCTTTGGTATTCAAAGAGGTGAAACCCTAA